From the Bacteroidota bacterium genome, the window TTCATGAATTTAGTAAATTGTTGAGCTGCAAATTTATTTTAATTTTCGTTATGCTTCTCTTCATTCATCGAAAATAAAGGGCAAAACCTCGCTTGAGATTTTGCCCTTTATTATTAAAAAGAAAATTATTTTGTTATGGTCATTTTTTTGGAATCAATAATTTTATCGCCACACACCAACTGATAAGAATAGTTACCTGGTTTTAAACTATTTGCAGAAATTCTTTGTTCGCCGTTTCCAGTATGCAAAGCAAAAGTATTTATTTCAGTACCTTCCATATCCACAATTTTGAGTATTGAATTTGCGCAATTTTGCGGTAAGAAATAATGTATTACAGTTTCCTGATTGAAAGGATTGGGGCTGTTTTGTTTTAAGCTTGGTTCACCTGCTGAAATTCCATTATCAGTTGAAGAGCTTTTTTCTAATTGATTTGTTTTAGCAAGCATTTCCTCAATACGGTTTAATTTGGATTCGAGTTCGCTCACATGTTGTTCCAGTTTTCAACTTTAGAATCCTTTGCTTCAATTTGTGCTTGTTGTTCTTTTATTGCTTCTGTAAGAACTGGGATAAGTCCTTCATAGTTAACAGCTAAAAAATCTTCATTTGTCTTAAATACAAGTTCTGGAAAAATATCCTGTAATTCTTGTGCAATAAACCCGAAAGTTTTCGCATTAGAAAATTTCATTTCTGGGTATTTCTCATTATTATAATTGTATGATACTCCTCTTAATTTAAGAATATTAACTAATGGGTTTTCTAGAGTTTTTATATTATTTTTAAATTTTCTATCAGATGCAATCCATAAACTACCTGTCGAAGTTATTCCACTCCCAAAAACTGTAAGAGCAATATCATAACATCCACCACCACTCATTCCTGTAGCTACAGGTGGTCCACCAATACCTATTCCTGAATGAAATCCACCTCCTGTGCAATTAGTTAAAGTGCCTGAAGCTTGCTGAATCATGCTACATCCAAGCACACCAGTTCCTGTCCATAATGGAATAGTGCCAACAGTAGAACAACTTGAGGTTAAACCGCCAGTTTGTGGTAGGCCATTAATCCATGTTAAGTTACCATTTGCATCTGAAACGATTGTTCTGGTTGGAACTAATGTTGGTAAGTTCTCCAATCTGACAGTTCCATTACTATGAAAATTAGCAGTAGGATTCGCTGTATTTACGCCTACATTTCCGTCATTTCTAACTTTTAATATTTGACTATTTGTTGATGAAGTTACAATTAAACCAGAATTAGCGCTTGAAGCATCTACACCTGTAATTTGCATTTTTGCAGTGGGTTGATATGTTCCAATCCCAACTAAAGTTGCATTTGCTCCAAGAATGTTATTTCCTAAAATTATTCTATTACTTCCAATTGCTACAGCTGAACTATTTGCAGAAGTAATATCATTTGCAAGAACGTAGGAATTATCTCCAATTGTTAACGAAAAATTAGCATCATTACCAAATAGATAAGTTTTTGAACCAATCGTAGTTTGATTGGGAGAATGATAAAGGTTTCCAAATAAGTAAGAGTTGGTTGCTGGAGTACCCGCTGTACCAAAGGAAAGATTAGATAAAGAATTACCCATTACAAAATTATTAGTTCCATTTGATGTCAATAAATTATTATTACCAATAGCGGTATTATTTGTTGAGCCAGTTCCGTTTATGGTTGTATTGTTGCCAATGATATTTAGGCCTTGACCAAAAGTTTGAGCAAAACTATTATAACCAATTACGACTCCTAGGTTACTATTATTCTTGGCTAAACCACCAATAGTAACTGAAAAGGAAGATCGAACATCAGCATCTGAACCTAGAATACTTGTATAGTCTAACCCAGGATTTAAATTAGAAGAATTATCTCCAATTCTTACCCCAGAACCAACACTTGAATTATTATTTCCAGTAGTCCATAAATAACCTTGATTATTACCATATATGCTTCCTATATAAGTATTTCTGTTTCCGCTTGTAATTCCCGAACCAGATTCCGCTCCATAAAAAGAATTATCTCTTCCACTTTTGACTGCCTGCCCACTTGAACCGGCGCCAGTAAAGGTATTTCTTATTATAGTTGCACTTTGAGAAAGATTATGTCCAGAATAGGTTC encodes:
- a CDS encoding tail fiber domain-containing protein translates to MKKVIIFLNCLVFSIGVSFGQMTLVHSNFTNSAVAPFFYGTSPSNSYLSVQSINIGGYVGVFPTSTATGLNNLHLGIMAGTSIFGNSSSNTFIGTYSGHNLSQSATIIRNTFTGAGSSGQAVKSGRDNSFYGAESGSGITSGNRNTYIGSIYGNNQGYLWTTGNNNSSVGSGVRIGDNSSNLNPGLDYTSILGSDADVRSSFSVTIGGLAKNNSNLGVVIGYNSFAQTFGQGLNIIGNNTTINGTGSTNNTAIGNNNLLTSNGTNNFVMGNSLSNLSFGTAGTPATNSYLFGNLYHSPNQTTIGSKTYLFGNDANFSLTIGDNSYVLANDITSANSSAVAIGSNRIILGNNILGANATLVGIGTYQPTAKMQITGVDASSANSGLIVTSSTNSQILKVRNDGNVGVNTANPTANFHSNGTVRLENLPTLVPTRTIVSDANGNLTWINGLPQTGGLTSSCSTVGTIPLWTGTGVLGCSMIQQASGTLTNCTGGGFHSGIGIGGPPVATGMSGGGCYDIALTVFGSGITSTGSLWIASDRKFKNNIKTLENPLVNILKLRGVSYNYNNEKYPEMKFSNAKTFGFIAQELQDIFPELVFKTNEDFLAVNYEGLIPVLTEAIKEQQAQIEAKDSKVENWNNM
- a CDS encoding T9SS type A sorting domain-containing protein, with product MSELESKLNRIEEMLAKTNQLEKSSSTDNGISAGEPSLKQNSPNPFNQETVIHYFLPQNCANSILKIVDMEGTEINTFALHTGNGEQRISANSLKPGNYSYQLVCGDKIIDSKKMTITK